A window of the Mesorhizobium sp. genome harbors these coding sequences:
- a CDS encoding NADP-dependent isocitrate dehydrogenase produces MAKIKVANPVVELDGDEMTRIIWQFIKDKLIHPYLDIDLHYYDLGIEHRDATNDQVTIDSANAIKKYGVGVKCATITPDEARVEEFKLKKMWKSPNGTIRNILGGVIFREPIICKNVPRLVPGWTKPIVVGRHAYGDQYRATDFRFPGKGKLTMKFVGEDGQVIEHEVFDAPSAGVAMGMYNLDESIADFARASLNYGLQRGYPVYLSTKNTILKAYDGRFKDIFQEIYDQEFAAEYKARKLWYEHRLIDDMVASSLKWSGGYIWACKNYDGDVQSDTVAQGFGSLGLMTSVLLTPDGKTVEAEAAHGTVTRHYRQHQKGEETSTNSIASIFAWTRGLAHRAKLDDNAALAKFADTLEKVCVQTVESGFMTKDLALLIGPDQPWLSTSGFLDKIDENLQKAMA; encoded by the coding sequence ATGGCGAAGATCAAGGTGGCCAACCCTGTCGTCGAGCTCGACGGCGACGAGATGACCCGCATCATCTGGCAGTTCATCAAGGACAAGCTGATCCACCCGTATCTCGACATCGATCTGCACTATTACGACCTCGGCATCGAACATCGCGACGCCACCAATGACCAGGTGACCATCGATTCGGCGAACGCGATCAAGAAATACGGCGTCGGCGTGAAATGCGCGACCATCACCCCCGACGAGGCCCGCGTCGAGGAGTTCAAGCTGAAGAAGATGTGGAAGAGCCCCAACGGCACGATCCGCAATATCCTCGGCGGCGTCATTTTCCGCGAGCCGATCATCTGCAAGAACGTGCCGCGGCTCGTTCCCGGCTGGACCAAGCCGATCGTGGTCGGCCGCCACGCCTACGGCGACCAGTATCGCGCCACCGATTTCCGCTTCCCCGGCAAGGGCAAGCTGACGATGAAGTTCGTCGGCGAGGACGGCCAGGTGATCGAGCACGAAGTGTTCGACGCGCCGTCGGCCGGTGTCGCGATGGGCATGTACAATCTCGACGAATCGATCGCCGACTTCGCCCGCGCCTCGCTGAACTACGGCCTGCAGCGCGGCTACCCGGTCTACCTGTCGACCAAGAACACCATCCTCAAGGCCTATGACGGGCGCTTCAAGGACATTTTCCAGGAGATCTACGATCAGGAATTCGCGGCCGAATACAAGGCGCGCAAGCTCTGGTACGAGCACCGTCTGATCGACGATATGGTCGCCTCCTCGCTGAAGTGGTCGGGCGGCTACATCTGGGCCTGCAAGAACTATGACGGCGACGTCCAGTCGGACACGGTGGCGCAGGGCTTCGGCTCGCTCGGCCTGATGACGTCGGTGCTCTTGACCCCGGACGGCAAGACCGTCGAGGCCGAAGCCGCGCACGGCACCGTCACCCGCCACTACCGCCAGCACCAGAAGGGCGAGGAAACCTCGACCAACTCGATCGCCTCGATCTTCGCCTGGACGCGCGGCCTCGCGCACCGAGCCAAGCTCGACGACAATGCGGCGCTGGCCAAGTTCGCCGACACGCTGGAGAAGGTCTGCGTGCAGACGGTCGAGAGCGGCTTCATGACCAAGGACCTGGCGCTGCTGATCGGCCCGGATCAGCCCTGGCTGTCGACCTCCGGCTTCCTCGACAAGATCGACGAGAACCTGCAGAAGGCGATGGCCTGA
- a CDS encoding lipid-transfer protein, whose protein sequence is MAGQVVVAGVGMVPFSKPGAGPDYSVMGPAAVRAALADASLDWRDIGQAYAGYVYGDSCSGQRVLYAVGMSGVPIVNVNNNCSTGSTALYLARQAVEHGIVDCALAVGFEQMRPGALGDVFTDRPSPFDEFNRETNAIVGHGEVPLALRFFGGAGLAHMRQYGTKLSTFAKIRAKASRHAVNNPLALFRKEVSEEEVLGSQVIWDGVMTRLMACPPTCGAAAAIVCTEEFARRKGIGQPIRIRAQTMTTDTPSTFADRDMRKVVGYDMSTAAARSVYETAGIGPSDIDIVELHDCFVQNELITYEALGLCAEGEAEPFVVDGRNTYGGDVVTNPSGGLLSKGHPLGATGLAQCTELVQQLRGSAGARQVDGARLALQHNLGLGGACVVTLYGN, encoded by the coding sequence GTGGCAGGACAGGTCGTGGTCGCCGGCGTCGGCATGGTGCCGTTCTCGAAGCCGGGCGCCGGTCCGGACTATTCGGTGATGGGGCCGGCCGCGGTGCGGGCTGCGCTCGCGGACGCCTCTCTCGACTGGCGCGACATCGGCCAGGCCTATGCCGGCTACGTCTACGGCGACAGCTGTTCGGGCCAGCGCGTGCTCTATGCAGTCGGCATGAGCGGCGTGCCGATCGTCAACGTCAACAACAATTGCTCGACCGGGTCGACGGCACTTTATCTGGCCCGCCAGGCGGTCGAGCACGGCATCGTCGACTGCGCGCTCGCCGTCGGCTTCGAGCAGATGCGGCCCGGCGCGCTGGGCGACGTCTTCACGGACAGGCCGAGTCCTTTCGACGAGTTCAACCGCGAGACGAATGCGATCGTAGGCCATGGCGAGGTGCCGCTGGCGCTGCGCTTCTTCGGCGGCGCGGGCCTCGCCCACATGCGGCAATACGGCACCAAGCTCTCGACCTTCGCAAAGATCCGCGCCAAGGCGTCGCGGCATGCGGTGAACAACCCGCTGGCGCTGTTCCGCAAGGAGGTGTCGGAAGAGGAGGTGCTTGGCTCGCAGGTCATCTGGGACGGCGTGATGACGCGGCTGATGGCCTGCCCGCCGACATGCGGCGCCGCGGCGGCGATCGTCTGTACAGAGGAGTTCGCGCGGCGCAAGGGCATAGGCCAGCCGATCCGCATCCGCGCGCAGACGATGACCACCGACACGCCGTCGACCTTCGCGGACCGCGACATGCGCAAGGTGGTCGGCTACGATATGTCGACTGCCGCGGCGCGGTCGGTCTATGAGACGGCCGGCATCGGGCCGTCCGACATTGACATTGTCGAACTGCACGACTGCTTCGTCCAGAACGAACTGATCACCTACGAGGCGCTCGGCCTGTGCGCCGAGGGCGAAGCGGAGCCCTTCGTCGTCGACGGGCGAAACACCTATGGCGGGGATGTCGTTACGAACCCTTCGGGCGGACTTCTGTCGAAGGGGCATCCGCTCGGCGCGACCGGTCTCGCGCAATGCACCGAACTGGTGCAGCAGTTGCGCGGCTCGGCGGGAGCGCGGCAGGTCGACGGGGCGCGGCTGGCGCTGCAGCACAATCTCGGCCTCGGCGGCGCCTGCGTGGTGACGCTCTACGGCAACTGA
- the alaS gene encoding alanine--tRNA ligase — protein sequence MSGVNEIRSTFLDYFRANGHEVVESSPLVPRNDPTLMFTNAGMVQFKNVFTGLETRPYVRAATAQKSVRAGGKHNDLDNVGYTARHLTFFEMLGNFSFGDYFKERAIELAWNLITREFGLAKDKLLVTVYHTDDEAAGYWKKIAGLSDDRIIRIPTSDNFWAMGDTGPCGPCSEIFIDRGEHIWGGPPGSPEENGDRFLEFWNLVFMQYEQVTKEERVSLPRPSIDTGMGLERMASILQGVESVFETDLFRHLIDAAASALGRGPDTENVASYRVIADHLRSSCFLIADGVLPSNEGRGYVLRRIMRRAMRHAQLLGASEPLMWKLVPALVREMGQAYPELVRGQPMIAETLKLEESRFRKTLARGLGLLADATETLSAGDMLDGETAFKLYDTYGFPLDLTQDALRQRSISVDLAGFTDAMERQRAEARAHWAGSGEAATETIWFGLREKLGASEFLGYDTERAEGVITAIVRDGASVDAASAGETVSIVLNQTPFYGESGGQVGDTGTISGEGFSIEVTDTQKRANGVFVHVGKVVSGAVTVGAAAELKVDGGRRRKVRSNHSATHLIHEALREVLGTHVAQKGSLVAPDRLRFDISHNKPIAPEELEQVERLANEIVLQNSPVTTRLMSVDDAIAEGAMALFGEKYGDEVRVVSMGTALHGQKANRPYSVELCGGTHVRATGDIGLIRIVSDAAVAAGVRRIEALTGEEARTHLDEQERRLKAVASSLKVAPAEVLARVESLVDERRKLERELTEARKKLALGGGGSAGGAGSETVAGVAFSGRVVTGVQPKDLKGLADEAKQALGSGVVVFVGAFDDKASVVVAVTADLTGRFSAVDLVRVASAALGGQGGGGRPDMAQAGGPDASKGEAAIAAVKAAMAG from the coding sequence ATGAGTGGCGTCAACGAGATCCGGTCGACCTTCCTCGACTACTTCCGCGCGAACGGCCACGAGGTCGTCGAGTCGAGCCCGCTCGTGCCGCGCAACGACCCGACGCTGATGTTCACCAATGCGGGCATGGTGCAGTTCAAGAACGTCTTCACCGGGCTCGAGACGCGGCCCTATGTGCGGGCTGCGACCGCACAGAAGAGCGTGCGGGCCGGCGGCAAGCACAACGACCTCGACAATGTCGGCTACACCGCGCGCCATCTCACCTTCTTCGAGATGCTCGGCAATTTCTCCTTCGGCGACTATTTCAAGGAGCGCGCGATCGAGCTCGCCTGGAACCTGATCACCAGGGAGTTCGGGCTGGCAAAGGACAAGCTGCTCGTCACCGTCTACCACACCGACGACGAAGCGGCGGGTTATTGGAAGAAGATCGCGGGCTTATCCGACGACCGAATCATCCGCATCCCGACCTCCGACAATTTCTGGGCGATGGGCGACACCGGCCCCTGCGGTCCGTGTTCCGAGATCTTCATCGACCGGGGCGAGCACATCTGGGGCGGCCCCCCCGGCAGCCCGGAAGAGAACGGCGACCGTTTTCTCGAGTTCTGGAACCTCGTCTTCATGCAGTACGAGCAGGTGACGAAGGAAGAGCGCGTCAGCCTGCCGCGGCCGTCGATCGATACCGGCATGGGCCTCGAGCGCATGGCCTCGATCCTGCAAGGGGTGGAGAGCGTGTTCGAGACCGACCTGTTCCGCCATCTGATCGATGCCGCCGCCTCCGCTCTGGGCAGGGGCCCCGACACCGAAAATGTCGCGTCCTACCGCGTCATCGCCGACCATCTGCGCTCGTCCTGCTTCCTCATCGCCGACGGCGTGCTGCCGTCGAACGAGGGCCGCGGCTACGTTCTGCGGCGCATCATGCGCCGCGCCATGCGCCATGCGCAGCTGCTCGGCGCCTCCGAGCCGCTGATGTGGAAGCTGGTGCCGGCGCTGGTGCGCGAGATGGGGCAGGCCTATCCGGAACTGGTGCGTGGCCAGCCGATGATTGCCGAGACGCTGAAGCTGGAGGAGAGCCGTTTCCGCAAGACGCTGGCGCGCGGGCTCGGTCTGCTCGCCGACGCGACCGAAACGCTCTCCGCCGGCGACATGCTCGACGGCGAGACGGCGTTCAAGCTCTACGACACTTACGGGTTTCCGCTCGATCTGACGCAGGATGCGCTGCGGCAGCGCTCGATCTCCGTCGACCTGGCCGGCTTCACCGACGCCATGGAGCGGCAGCGGGCCGAGGCGCGCGCCCACTGGGCCGGTTCGGGCGAGGCCGCGACCGAGACCATCTGGTTCGGCCTGCGCGAAAAACTCGGCGCGAGCGAGTTCCTCGGCTACGACACCGAGAGGGCGGAAGGCGTGATCACCGCGATCGTGCGTGACGGGGCTTCGGTGGACGCGGCGTCGGCCGGAGAAACCGTTTCGATCGTCCTCAATCAGACCCCGTTCTACGGCGAGTCGGGCGGCCAGGTTGGCGATACCGGAACGATCTCGGGCGAGGGCTTCTCGATCGAGGTCACCGATACGCAGAAGCGGGCGAATGGCGTCTTCGTCCATGTCGGCAAGGTCGTCTCGGGCGCGGTCACGGTCGGGGCGGCCGCCGAACTCAAGGTCGACGGCGGCCGTCGCCGCAAGGTGCGTTCCAACCATTCCGCGACGCATCTGATCCACGAGGCGCTGCGCGAGGTGCTGGGCACCCATGTCGCCCAGAAAGGTTCGCTCGTTGCGCCGGACCGCTTGCGCTTCGACATCTCGCACAACAAGCCGATCGCGCCGGAGGAACTCGAGCAGGTCGAACGCCTGGCCAACGAGATCGTCCTGCAGAATAGCCCGGTCACCACGCGGCTGATGTCGGTCGACGACGCGATTGCCGAGGGAGCGATGGCGCTGTTCGGCGAGAAATACGGCGACGAAGTCCGCGTCGTGTCGATGGGGACGGCACTGCACGGGCAGAAGGCGAATCGGCCCTACTCGGTCGAGCTGTGCGGCGGCACGCATGTGCGGGCGACCGGTGACATCGGTCTCATCCGCATCGTCTCCGACGCCGCGGTCGCGGCCGGGGTGCGCCGCATCGAGGCGCTGACCGGCGAAGAGGCGCGTACGCACCTCGACGAGCAGGAGCGGCGTCTCAAGGCGGTCGCCTCCTCGCTCAAGGTCGCCCCGGCGGAGGTGCTCGCGCGCGTCGAGAGCCTGGTCGATGAGCGCCGCAAGCTGGAGCGCGAACTGACCGAGGCGCGCAAGAAGCTGGCGCTGGGCGGTGGCGGGTCTGCCGGCGGCGCGGGCAGCGAGACGGTAGCGGGGGTCGCCTTCTCCGGCCGCGTCGTCACCGGCGTCCAGCCGAAGGACCTGAAAGGGCTCGCCGACGAGGCGAAGCAGGCGCTCGGCTCCGGCGTTGTCGTCTTCGTCGGCGCATTCGACGACAAGGCGAGCGTCGTCGTTGCGGTCACGGCCGATCTCACCGGCCGCTTCAGCGCGGTCGACCTTGTGCGCGTCGCCTCGGCTGCCCTTGGCGGCCAGGGCGGCGGCGGTCGCCCCGACATGGCGCAGGCCGGCGGACCGGACGCGTCGAAGGGCGAGGCGGCGATCGCCGCGGTGAAGGCGGCGATGGCCGGCTGA
- the recA gene encoding recombinase RecA, with the protein MAQNSLRLVEDKSVDKTKALDAALSQIERAFGKGSIMRLGANEQVVEIGVVSTGSLGLDIALGVGGLPRGRIIEIYGPESSGKTTMALHTVAEAQKKGGICAFVDAEHALDPVYARKLGVDLENLLISQPDTGEQALEICDTLVRSGAIDVLVVDSVAALTPRAEIEGEMGDSLPGLQARLMSQALRKLTASISRSNTMVIFINQIRMKIGIMFGSPETTTGGNALKFYASVRLDIRRIGSVKDRDEVIGNQTRVKVVKNKLAPPFKQVEFDILYGEGISKVGELVDLGVKAGVVEKSGAWFSYNSQRLGQGRENAKEFLRNNPELAAEIEQTLRQNAGLIAEKFLETGSEPGADDDEAAAM; encoded by the coding sequence ATGGCTCAGAACTCACTGCGGCTGGTTGAGGACAAATCGGTGGACAAGACGAAGGCATTGGACGCGGCGCTGTCCCAGATCGAGCGCGCATTCGGCAAGGGCTCGATCATGCGGCTCGGAGCCAACGAGCAGGTGGTCGAGATCGGCGTCGTGTCGACCGGCTCGCTCGGCCTCGACATCGCGCTCGGCGTCGGCGGTCTGCCGCGCGGGCGCATCATCGAGATCTACGGGCCGGAAAGCTCGGGCAAGACGACGATGGCGCTGCATACCGTAGCCGAAGCCCAGAAGAAGGGCGGCATCTGCGCCTTCGTCGACGCGGAACACGCGCTCGATCCGGTCTATGCGCGCAAGCTCGGCGTCGACCTGGAGAACCTGCTGATCTCGCAGCCCGACACCGGCGAGCAGGCGCTGGAGATCTGCGACACGCTGGTGCGGTCGGGCGCGATCGACGTGCTGGTGGTGGATTCGGTCGCGGCACTCACGCCGCGCGCGGAAATCGAGGGCGAGATGGGCGATTCGCTGCCGGGCCTGCAGGCGCGGCTGATGAGCCAGGCGCTGCGCAAGCTCACCGCGTCGATCTCGCGCTCCAACACGATGGTCATCTTCATCAACCAGATCCGCATGAAGATCGGCATCATGTTCGGTTCGCCGGAGACGACGACGGGCGGCAATGCGCTGAAGTTCTATGCCTCGGTGCGCCTCGACATCCGCCGCATCGGCTCGGTCAAGGACCGCGACGAGGTGATCGGCAACCAGACCCGCGTCAAGGTCGTGAAGAACAAGCTGGCGCCGCCCTTCAAGCAGGTCGAGTTCGACATCTTGTATGGCGAAGGCATATCGAAGGTGGGCGAGCTGGTCGATCTCGGGGTCAAGGCCGGCGTGGTCGAGAAGTCGGGCGCCTGGTTTTCCTACAATTCCCAGCGTCTCGGCCAGGGACGGGAGAACGCCAAGGAATTCCTGCGCAACAATCCCGAGCTCGCGGCCGAGATCGAACAGACGCTGCGGCAGAATGCCGGGCTGATCGCCGAGAAGTTTCTCGAGACCGGGTCGGAACCGGGTGCGGACGACGACGAGGCGGCGGCGATGTAG
- a CDS encoding DUF1467 family protein, with amino-acid sequence MGYFSAFAVFFIIWWLVLFATLPFSLRTQDEEGDVTLGTVPSAPRGSHVRRAMLRTTIVAAIIFGVLYYLNQVAGYSFDDLPRIVPEFG; translated from the coding sequence ATGGGTTATTTTTCCGCCTTCGCCGTCTTCTTCATCATCTGGTGGCTGGTGCTGTTCGCCACCCTGCCGTTCAGCCTGAGAACGCAGGACGAGGAAGGCGACGTGACGCTCGGCACTGTGCCCAGCGCGCCACGCGGCTCGCACGTGCGGCGCGCGATGCTGCGCACAACGATCGTCGCGGCGATCATTTTCGGTGTGCTCTACTATCTCAACCAGGTCGCCGGCTATTCGTTCGACGACCTGCCGCGCATCGTTCCGGAATTCGGCTGA
- the mce gene encoding methylmalonyl-CoA epimerase gives MLGRLNHVAIAVPDLAAAAATYRDMLGAKVTAPQALPEHGVTVVFIELPNTKIELLEPLGAESTIAGFLAKNPSGGMHHVCYEVEDILAARDHLKASGARVLGDGNPKIGAHGKPVLFLHPKDFAGTLVELEQV, from the coding sequence ATGCTCGGTCGCCTCAACCATGTCGCCATCGCCGTGCCGGACCTTGCCGCGGCGGCTGCCACCTATCGCGACATGCTCGGAGCAAAGGTGACCGCGCCGCAGGCGCTGCCGGAGCACGGCGTGACCGTCGTGTTCATCGAACTGCCGAACACCAAGATCGAGCTTCTGGAGCCGCTCGGCGCTGAATCGACCATCGCCGGATTCCTCGCCAAGAACCCGTCCGGCGGCATGCACCATGTCTGCTATGAGGTGGAAGACATCCTGGCTGCGCGCGACCACCTCAAGGCGTCGGGAGCGCGCGTGCTGGGGGACGGCAATCCGAAGATCGGCGCGCACGGCAAGCCGGTGCTGTTCCTGCATCCCAAGGATTTTGCCGGCACCCTGGTCGAGCTGGAACAGGTCTGA
- a CDS encoding ribonuclease J has product MAKGQAAELVFVPLGGVGEIGMNFALYGYGPPSAREWIVVDVGVTFPGPDLPGVDLVLPDTRFIEADLANLKGIVITHAHEDHYGALLDLWPRLRAQVWMTPFTAGMLESKRQSERGAPDVPVTIYRAGETFEIGPFRIEAVPVAHSIPEPVSLAIATPLGTIIHTGDWKIDPAPEIGPMTDEARFRALGDAGVLALICDSTNAMREGDSPSEQAVGQGLRAEIEKAPALVAITTFSSNVGRIRSIAEAARDAGRQVLVLGRSMRRVIDVASELGYLDGLPPFVAEDEFAAVARESLVILCTGSQGEDRAALAKLSRDELRAVQLAAGDTVIFSSRTIPGNEKAILAIKNSLIDMGVKIIEDGEALVHVSGHPRRSELRRMYEWTRPQILVPVHGEAAHLVAQGSLGAMAGIPEVMQVRNGDMARLAPGPAEIIDQVPFGRIYKDGRIIGTDEGVGLKERRKLSFAGHVAVNVVLDERYDLAGDPDIVAIGLPQADPRGADFEEMLLDAVASAVTSIPRQRRKDLDLVAEAARRAVRNSANEAWGKKPIVTVFVTY; this is encoded by the coding sequence ATGGCAAAGGGTCAAGCGGCCGAACTCGTCTTCGTTCCCCTGGGCGGCGTCGGCGAAATCGGGATGAATTTCGCGCTCTACGGCTACGGTCCGCCCAGTGCGCGCGAGTGGATCGTGGTGGATGTCGGCGTGACCTTCCCGGGTCCCGACCTTCCCGGAGTCGATCTCGTGCTGCCCGACACCCGCTTCATCGAAGCGGATCTCGCCAATCTGAAGGGCATCGTCATCACGCACGCGCATGAAGACCACTATGGCGCGCTGCTCGACCTCTGGCCCCGCCTCAGGGCGCAGGTGTGGATGACGCCCTTCACGGCCGGCATGCTGGAATCCAAGCGCCAGTCCGAACGCGGCGCGCCGGACGTGCCCGTGACGATCTACCGTGCCGGCGAGACCTTCGAGATCGGGCCGTTCCGCATCGAAGCCGTTCCGGTCGCCCACTCGATCCCCGAGCCTGTCTCTCTCGCAATCGCCACGCCGCTCGGCACGATCATCCACACCGGCGACTGGAAGATCGATCCGGCGCCCGAAATCGGGCCTATGACCGACGAGGCGCGGTTCAGGGCGCTGGGCGACGCCGGCGTGCTGGCGTTGATCTGCGATTCCACCAATGCCATGCGCGAGGGCGACTCGCCCTCCGAACAAGCCGTCGGCCAGGGGCTGCGTGCCGAGATCGAGAAGGCGCCGGCGCTGGTGGCCATCACCACCTTTTCCTCCAATGTCGGGCGCATCCGCTCGATCGCCGAGGCCGCGCGCGACGCCGGCCGTCAGGTTCTGGTGCTCGGCCGGTCGATGCGGCGCGTCATCGATGTCGCGTCCGAGCTCGGCTATCTCGACGGGCTGCCGCCCTTCGTCGCCGAGGATGAATTCGCCGCGGTGGCGCGCGAGAGCCTGGTGATCCTGTGCACCGGCAGCCAGGGCGAGGACCGGGCCGCGCTGGCCAAGCTGTCGCGCGACGAGCTGCGCGCCGTTCAGCTCGCCGCCGGCGACACGGTGATCTTCTCCTCGCGCACCATTCCCGGCAACGAGAAGGCGATCCTGGCCATCAAGAACAGCCTGATCGACATGGGCGTGAAGATCATCGAGGACGGGGAGGCCCTGGTGCACGTCTCCGGCCATCCGCGGCGCTCGGAGCTGAGGCGCATGTACGAGTGGACGCGGCCGCAAATCCTCGTGCCGGTGCACGGCGAGGCGGCGCATCTGGTGGCGCAGGGCTCGCTCGGCGCAATGGCCGGCATTCCCGAAGTCATGCAGGTGCGCAATGGCGACATGGCGCGGCTGGCGCCGGGGCCGGCCGAGATCATCGATCAGGTGCCGTTCGGGCGCATCTACAAGGACGGCCGCATCATCGGGACCGACGAGGGCGTCGGGCTCAAGGAGCGGCGTAAGCTCTCCTTCGCCGGCCATGTCGCGGTCAACGTCGTGCTCGACGAGCGCTACGACCTGGCGGGGGATCCCGACATCGTCGCCATCGGCCTGCCGCAGGCGGATCCGAGGGGCGCCGATTTCGAGGAAATGCTGCTCGATGCGGTGGCGAGCGCGGTCACCTCGATCCCGCGCCAGCGCCGCAAGGATCTCGACCTGGTGGCGGAAGCCGCCCGCCGCGCCGTGCGCAACTCGGCCAACGAGGCCTGGGGCAAGAAGCCGATCGTGACGGTGTTCGTGACGTACTAG
- a CDS encoding biotin--[acetyl-CoA-carboxylase] ligase: protein MGFRLSPLAESEGYRLETFETVGSTNAVALERARAGDPGRLWLVSKKQESGRGRRGRVWATPQGNLAATQLKIVDGDMRHAATLGFVAGLALGEALDAVVPGAGVAIGLDGASGAGVKRFELKWPNDVIVDSAKLAGILLESALLPDGRLAIAVGIGVNVVAHPTDLPYPATSLAALGSRVDAETVFLALSDAWTRIERIWAGGRELDAIRRLWLERAAGLGSEVAVDVNGNVVRGVFETIDEDCRFVIRDAKGGRVSIAAGDVHFGAVASAGRS, encoded by the coding sequence ATGGGATTCCGCCTCTCGCCGCTCGCCGAATCCGAAGGCTATCGCCTCGAAACGTTCGAAACCGTCGGGTCGACCAACGCCGTCGCGCTCGAGCGGGCGCGGGCGGGCGATCCCGGTCGGCTGTGGCTCGTTTCGAAGAAGCAGGAAAGCGGGCGCGGCCGCCGGGGCCGGGTGTGGGCGACGCCTCAAGGCAATCTGGCGGCGACGCAGCTGAAGATCGTCGACGGCGACATGCGGCATGCCGCCACGCTCGGCTTTGTCGCCGGGCTGGCGCTGGGCGAGGCGCTGGACGCCGTGGTGCCGGGCGCCGGCGTCGCCATCGGCCTGGACGGCGCCAGCGGGGCCGGCGTGAAGCGCTTCGAGCTCAAATGGCCGAACGACGTCATCGTGGACAGCGCCAAGCTCGCCGGCATCCTGCTCGAATCAGCGCTCCTGCCGGACGGTCGGCTCGCGATCGCGGTCGGGATCGGTGTCAATGTCGTGGCTCACCCGACCGATCTGCCTTATCCGGCGACGAGCCTGGCGGCACTCGGCTCCAGGGTTGATGCCGAAACGGTGTTCCTCGCCCTGTCGGATGCCTGGACGCGCATCGAGCGCATCTGGGCCGGGGGCAGGGAGCTCGACGCGATCCGGCGCCTTTGGCTCGAACGGGCCGCGGGCCTCGGCAGCGAAGTGGCCGTTGATGTGAACGGAAATGTGGTGCGGGGCGTGTTCGAGACGATCGACGAGGATTGCCGGTTCGTCATCCGGGACGCTAAAGGTGGACGCGTGAGCATCGCGGCCGGCGATGTGCATTTCGGCGCGGTCGCCTCGGCGGGACGGAGCTGA
- the nuoN gene encoding NADH-quinone oxidoreductase subunit NuoN, with translation MTPDMISNLTLVAPELIIAIGAMALLMIGVYSGERGNTLVTGLAVAILIGAGAWMVLIGDQGQAFDGAYIADPFARFMKVLTLIGSVVTLAMSVSFAQEEKFDKFEYPVLILLSTLGMMLMVSANNMLTLYLGLELQSLALYVLAAINRDSVRATEAGLKYFVLGALSSGMLLYGISLVYGYTGNVGFDAIAAALTSGERQLGLVFGLVFVLAGLAFKISAVPFHMWTPDVYEGAPTPVTAFFAAAPKMAAMALIVRVVVGPFGPVAPDWQQIIVFISIASMLLGAFAAIGQKNIKRLMAYSSIGHMGFALVGLAANTQVGVRGVAIYMAIYLVMTLGTFAFILAMRRKEGNVEQIEDLAGLAQTNPMMATIMTILMFSLAGIPPLAGFWAKWYVFLAAIEANLLALAIIGVLASVVGAYYYLRIIKIMWFDEPVGGFVPMTGELRLVLGVSGLFVVFYMLVGQPVEALAEAAARTFF, from the coding sequence ATGACGCCTGACATGATCTCGAACCTGACGCTGGTCGCCCCGGAACTGATCATCGCGATCGGAGCGATGGCGCTCCTGATGATCGGCGTCTATTCCGGCGAGCGCGGCAATACGCTGGTGACCGGGCTCGCGGTTGCGATCCTGATCGGCGCCGGCGCCTGGATGGTGTTGATTGGCGACCAGGGACAAGCGTTCGATGGCGCCTACATTGCCGATCCGTTCGCCCGTTTCATGAAGGTGCTGACGCTGATCGGCTCGGTCGTCACCCTCGCGATGTCGGTCTCCTTCGCCCAGGAGGAGAAGTTCGACAAGTTCGAGTATCCGGTGCTGATCCTGCTCTCGACGCTGGGCATGATGTTGATGGTCTCGGCCAACAACATGCTGACGCTCTATCTCGGCCTCGAACTGCAGTCGCTGGCGCTCTACGTGCTCGCCGCGATCAACCGCGACAGCGTTCGGGCGACGGAAGCGGGCCTCAAATATTTCGTCCTCGGCGCGCTGTCCTCGGGCATGCTGCTCTACGGCATCTCGCTCGTCTACGGCTACACCGGCAATGTCGGCTTCGACGCGATCGCCGCAGCACTGACGTCGGGAGAGCGGCAGCTCGGCCTCGTCTTCGGCCTGGTCTTCGTGCTCGCCGGCCTCGCCTTCAAGATTTCGGCCGTACCGTTCCACATGTGGACGCCGGACGTCTACGAAGGCGCGCCGACCCCGGTGACCGCCTTCTTCGCCGCGGCGCCCAAGATGGCGGCGATGGCGCTGATCGTGCGCGTCGTCGTCGGCCCGTTCGGACCGGTAGCGCCCGACTGGCAGCAGATCATCGTCTTCATCTCGATCGCGTCCATGTTGCTCGGGGCTTTCGCCGCGATCGGCCAGAAGAACATCAAGCGGCTGATGGCCTATTCGTCGATCGGCCACATGGGCTTCGCGCTGGTCGGTCTCGCGGCCAACACCCAGGTCGGCGTGCGCGGCGTTGCGATCTACATGGCGATCTACCTGGTGATGACGCTCGGCACCTTCGCCTTCATCCTGGCGATGCGCCGCAAGGAAGGCAATGTCGAGCAGATCGAGGATCTGGCGGGCCTTGCCCAGACCAATCCGATGATGGCGACGATCATGACCATTCTGATGTTCTCGCTGGCCGGTATTCCGCCGCTCGCCGGCTTCTGGGCGAAATGGTACGTCTTCCTCGCCGCGATCGAGGCCAATCTGCTGGCCTTGGCGATCATCGGCGTGCTGGCTTCCGTCGTCGGCGCCTACTACTATCTGCGCATCATCAAGATCATGTGGTTCGACGAACCGGTGGGCGGTTTCGTGCCGATGACCGGCGAACTGCGCCTGGTGCTGGGTGTCTCGGGGCTTTTCGTCGTGTTTTACATGCTGGTCGGCCAGCCGGTCGAGGCGCTGGCCGAAGCGGCGGCGCGGACGTTCTTCTGA